The genomic DNA TCCGAAACATTTCACAAAACATAATACGCAATACTATAAATCGATAATCTGAACACTTGCTTTTCTAGCGATATTTTATGTcggaataaaattatattaccgggatatttcatttttgtttgtattttattcatgtAATATGATCGCCATCAGTTACTCGGGGTTCTTGCGTTACTGTTACAAGGTCCGAAaagggataaaaaaataaaaagttaaattttgtactatgtatagaatataataattatctttattataacttcAGTGTTACATGATTTAGCTCGGTTAAACAATATAAAGCATTTAATTCATGGATAAACACGTGTAACTCGTACATAGTAGATAACTaatgtaaatactaaataatatgcTCTGAGAATATATAAATGCATAATCTTAGTAATATCCGATTCCTTGCTGGGCTTCGTACAACTTCACGTCGTCTTTTTTCATTCCCAGTTCAGGCCTGTAATGAAGGAAATAGAATTAAATTACCGATAAACCGGCCTAGTATTCCGCCTGCAGCTTCGGCCGCGGGGTATTTATAACTCTCTCGAGTAAGTCCCGATTTTGTAGGAATATTGGCATAAAAGAgtaatcaatataatttaaacaaatacttaatgGTAAATTATAAATCAGCCTGTTAGTTTCCGAGTCTATTCagaatacattaataaaaaaagcacTTAAATCTGTCCTTTTATGATAGAACAGATGTCACgtcaataaaaatttaataaaaagtaagatCTTTTATATCTTCATCAAACGAATCTAATTTACGTGAAGTCTTAATAAAATGAACCCTATGTCTAGCCCAATAAGGCCTGTAACCTTTTTTCTAAATTACAacagaatttataaataaattcctaCATTTACAAGCAATAAACATTATACTTACAGGGTCAGCTCTACAGTGTGTTGTTGAACTGAAAGAATAACAAAATGTCAGATATTGTTGAGTGCAGTAAACTTTCTTCTCATTAAGCCCGTGATTATTAGATCACTATTTTAACTATGACTGGTTAAACagatatctatatattaatacgtgaagcaaaaactttgtaattctttttacgaaaattgcgcggacgtaggagcataaaatttggtacacttatagtttatgtgtaggagaagtgcatagcgctaatatttttcaaaaataatgcttataaagtacattaaatcaataaataaaacattacacacacatgcatagtatctgatcgtatttgacaaaacgtcaaaatcgatagatattgcgatgatattctcacgtctcatatgaaaagagttttataaaagagtttgagttaaataaaaattatccttcaacgtacgttaagtggtattgtaaattaaatcatatatggtcgaatttcggccactaggcgaccactagttacaATATAGAACTAtaacaattgaaataaaaactgtgGTCGACGACGTCACGTCAATTTTGCGTTGATTCCACAATCAGTGACTAAACattgtaaataagtatatgtatagcCTCAGAGTAGGTCAGCTATTAGGTTTTTATGTTAGAGAGAGACTAGTCTGCTTCTAagctaagtaataaataaatcagcaCAAACActgttaacataatataattaagaaaaGTGGGACGCttgtaaatgaatataaattacGGTAAATCGATGGTTGGTCGCCTCCGAGtattaataaatacacaaatgaTATTATCGTCACACAACAAGCGGCTCTAGAGTTGCGGGTCGGCGCGCTTTTCAACGCGGTCCACTGAACCTTTGCGTAAGGCACGAGTCGCGACACAGGTGAGAATATAACGTGTCGTGTACAGACACAAAGTACGAAATGGATGAATATGgaattacatacctacatttataagtaaattgttttttttttcaatcaatgGAATATATTGTCGTCGCTTTATATTGAAATGGGTAACGCTGCACCTAAAACATTTGGTGTTTTCTAGCTCATTCAAATCAAAACAAGTTAAGTACATACTTGTATCGCGATAGAAATTGACCTTAAAACGTATGCGTTAAAATAATctgaaacacaaaacaaactcaCTCATATGTGGATGCTGCGGCTGTTGCGGCTGCAGCATACCGACATCGGGGTAGAACAGGGTGTGATTGGAGATGTACTCCTTGGGCTGTTGTTCGATGTACGTGTTCTGTGGCACCGGCACCTGCGCCATGGCCATCTCCTGCGAGCGCCACTTGTCCATCTCATCAGTCTCTTGCATCTTCTGCATCCTCTCCACTTGCTTGTACGTCGGCTCCCCGCCTACATAGTCACGTTTCATCCGGTTGTGGTTCCTTATTTCATGCTTGCGTAAGTCCGACCTAAGGGCGAggttagaatattttttaatcgtcAGTTAAGTCACGTATCTACTTTATCGTTAGTAAGGGATCTATTTGTAGCAACTAAATAGGCAGAGTATTTAGTTGACGTTTTGTTAAAAATCTAAAGAAAACTGCAATTTCACACGtctttgtaaatatgtatttatgtaactaGGTTTGCTTCAAACCtcttttaatttcataatttagaAACAATTTATTCTTCATAGTAGAACTAGAAATCCATGAGTTAATCGTGGCAAGCCGACACGATAGACGTGGATAAGAAACAAGATTATATTGTCAGGAGCATATAAAATCTCTCACTAATAACGTTGTACTGAGACTGCTTGCTTGGCTTGATCAGATTTATTAACACGTACACAGCTGTGctcttattatattttcgtgtgatggtataaataaataataaatgtaggaAAATCCTCAAATACTTTAagcattagggtgcttttccaccagagatgtgctatgttgctatgcttcgaagatgtaatagttaagctgtgaaactatgtgaccgtttccaccgatattaagctatgtagctgtgcgaggaagataagcagttcgagtatgcgatgtatctatagtaggaaagccatccacagcacacatccatagcacgtatccacAACATGCACACATTTATctatagcacgtatctttccatataaaaaacatagctgagtatgtttccaccagtgctgagcaatgaatatgattagtggaagcgaaacatccacagcaacgtagcatagcacatttctggcggaaaagcacccttaacctTGTATCCCTTTAGTATTATTGTCTTCTATTGTTGTTTAAATACAAGTTATACACGTTTGCACTCTAGTTGCTAATGCATCTGAACAAAGCGCATTACTATGTTACTCCTAATGCGCGGCGCCAATTTATAAGATACCTTAGGGGTTCTGGGGTTTGTGCTTTCGAAGTTTGCTGAGTGCTTcttgacataataataataataaacaacaacattaactatttaaatgaatataaagttaagtacttgtttttttttttatttgcgaatattcattttcatagtcccagtttttaaaccaattttaatATGTCAAAGGCAACATAGTTGGACAGCGCGTCACACGAGAGCACTTAGAACTTTATCTGTACGTAAAATTAAGTTAAAGGTCTAACTTGTAGTCTTTGTTGTAGTTTAGTTGACAGTTCAGTTAATATTACAAGACTCGTAGGCAAATAGCAAGCACAGTTTCATAACTctagttttaattactttagcTTGTTTGTAACATTTTGTGTgacaattaaacaattaatataataattaattattatcataagtgtttaaagaatattttactgTACAAGTAAATGTTGTTTCTTTCAAACCTTTTCTCTATTAAATATCGTGAAAAACAGGCAAAACTTAATacgaaaaataaagaaatgtagACATATCTCATATCTAACAGAGAGAATGATTTCTTTAGATTTTTTCGTACTTACTTGTAACAGAAGTCACGTCCGCAGTAGTTACATGTATGTTTGATGTTCATATGCGTGGCCTCGTGGTGCTCCCGAAGCGCCGTGCTCGTGCGGAACGATTTTTCGCAAAGAACGCACtaaggacaaaaaatatttgatcatTTCGTTACTCTAACGCTATCATATTTTTCGCTGACGAGGGAGACGCCATACGTTTTTGACGTTTTCGGGTCGTTAGGGTTTTGCTAAGACTTTAATTAAGCAGATTGggtatattgtttgtttaccgCTTTGTGTGTGATATGTGTTCAAGTGTTGGCATATCTAGTCTcctcgtatttttttattcaaccaTGTCTTTCACCCATTTCGTCACTAGACGATTCAATACTTTTAGTTTAGCTTTTTCAGTTcaactaaatttaatttttttactaaagggCCTGTTCAGGCCCTTTAGTTGTtacatatgtttttatttagttggtatatggcaaaatattttttagggtTTCCTAACGAATATGCCAAGGTCATTTACCTACCATCActaataagtaataacattaAACTTAACAAGTATAACTTACCTTAAATTGTTTAGCCTGATGGGTGAGCTTGTGTTTGTTGAGATTGGAAGGGTTGACGAAGGTAGCAGTGCACTCAGTACACTTGTACGGTTTCTCACCGGTATGTGTGCGCATGTGCATCACTAGGTAGTATTTGTGTTTACACCTGTATGGGCACAGGTCGCAGAAGAAGTTGAACGTGTTTGTGTGGACCAACCTGCACGAAAATAATGAAGGTTATACTGGTTATAGTTAATTAAAAGCTCAAATATAAGAACATGGCAGATGTCTCGTGACACTTTGAAGTTTTTAGAGTTCTTTCTTAAAGCCTCACAGTAGCTATAGTcaaaaatcaaagcatttacttCAACTAAACCATTatcaggtacttttgaaatgtccacaaataaatagtctgtcagtctgttcgtTAGTGAAGTGCTTGTATAGTTTTTTTGTCACAATTTTAGTTATAACTTTTACATAGtagttaaatgtattttatctatAATTGGTACAACTAACAGACAACCATATATCGAATAAAGAAGCCACTATTTTAGTGAATTTTTAAATCTTATGATTTTACTTACATGTGATTCTTAAGTCTAGCAATAATAGGGAACTCCTTGCCACAAGTAGGGCACTGATGTGGCACAGTCTGCTTGTGTATGTGGCGCATGTGTTGGGCGATGCTCAGTACAAGTTGGCCACAGATATCACACGCGCGCCGCATACACTGCCGCTCCCGTCGGTGATCCATCAACTCGGCCTAagtaggaaatatttttttaacacgaTTTTATTAGCTTGGGTTGTAACTATGTATAAAAACTTGGATCTTATCCTTTgttgtgtgtgcgtttacaaatacacaaGTTGTAAACGCACATAGACATCACACCCAgattcaaaacaacaatttatggatggAATAGTCACTCCGTGCGGGGTCTGAACCCACAATATGTTGTGCAGTGGTCAGTTCCCCAACCACCATATCAACTGTACAGTCACAGTGCAATGcagtaatctatactaatattataaagctgaagagtttgtttttttgtttgaacgcgctaatctccggaactactggtccaatttgaataattctttttgtgttggatagtccatttatcgaggaaggctataggctataaaacatcacgctataactattaggagcgaagaaataatggaaaatgtggacaaaacggaggaaattattaattcttgagggcttccgttgcgtgcgctgcgaaaatggttcaagatacgaaaattatatgtatgaaagaattattcctcttaaaatgatctaaaataaaagtccgcgacagtataagtctatcttttaggattaacttactagaatcgtttttatggtaatcaaactggattgaaattaatgcattatttgttaagagttgtagtaacgaaaaaatattaatctttatcgaaataaatgtgttgttcattaagagtatttaattgtgaacaaaattgtctttgacatcactaaacttcaataaacatcttagaagatattacaattttaaaataactccgatataaaattcacccgcgccgcatgatgtgcgaaacacgacgctgccaggaggagaggcattgtttgcgaacgacgcggagttatagtcttactaacgaagtaaaacattttttgatcattgaccatcgaaagcgtttgtttacagcccacattttattgtggctgtctaacaaagtacaaccagattctacgtatagtgcaataatatcggctgaaacatttgacaaacaaaaaaatccaattcttaaatttattgtcataaaaatatgatagggtataaatatatggtccttaaggatttcataaccttgcgtcaccatgtatgaaagaaaacattattttattctagaaagtactctttctttttttttgagggggaaaatcatccgttggctactcctgccttgggtgaagcgagaaggagtgtaaaaatcaccccgttctgatttgagccggggcaccggtaatcttttacgttgtctgcagcaccggatcgggctgatgcccgatctggtgctgcggcggctggggcgtgatgaggatcgttccctcatgcgctccgcctcctccttagctaggatgactgcttcgc from Spodoptera frugiperda isolate SF20-4 chromosome 26, AGI-APGP_CSIRO_Sfru_2.0, whole genome shotgun sequence includes the following:
- the LOC118264119 gene encoding zinc finger protein 675; protein product: MAVYLTKKMLSKMNQVKYPCGSPVKIETSNRDDPWPSLINESNNKVLHLSKEMICRVCARSACHPLSDRINGYDIMSAIRSVCNITIEVDDSLPKFICTECLENLKNAINFKTTCEASDKKFKKILNPTGNPVTPSYPYSKHDFQLILHQMKKKRMEIQEQAAQEQMRRERQMQQKKQPKVKQFKCSPCDLTFPSKAELMDHRRERQCMRRACDICGQLVLSIAQHMRHIHKQTVPHQCPTCGKEFPIIARLKNHMLVHTNTFNFFCDLCPYRCKHKYYLVMHMRTHTGEKPYKCTECTATFVNPSNLNKHKLTHQAKQFKCVLCEKSFRTSTALREHHEATHMNIKHTCNYCGRDFCYKSDLRKHEIRNHNRMKRDYVGGEPTYKQVERMQKMQETDEMDKWRSQEMAMAQVPVPQNTYIEQQPKEYISNHTLFYPDVGMLQPQQPQHPHMIQQHTVELTLPELGMKKDDVKLYEAQQGIGYY